DNA sequence from the Caulobacter segnis genome:
GAAAGCCCTGCTGGCCCAGGCCGAGACCCATGCCGACGCCCTGATGCCGGGCTTCACCCACCTGCAGCCGGCCCAGCCGGTGACCTTCGGCCACCACCTGATGGCCTATGTCGAGATGTTCGGCCGCGACGCCAGCCGCTTCCGCGACGCCCGGGCCCGGATGAACGAGTGCCCGCTGGGCGCGGCGGCCCTGGCCGGTTCGCCCTTCCCCATCGATCGCCACCAGACGGCGGCGGCGCTGGGCTTCGACCGCCCGACCGCCAACTCGCTGGACAGCGTCTCCTCGCGCGACTTCGCCCTGGAGGCCCTGTCGGCCGCCTCGATCACCGCCACGCACCTGTCGCGCCTGGCCGAGGAGATCGTGCTGTGGACGACGCCGATGTTCGGCTTCATCAAGCTGACCGACGCCTTCACGACCGGCAGCTCGATCATGCCGCAGAAGAAGAACCCCGACGCGGCCGAGCTGATCCGCGCCAAGGTCGGCCGCATCCTGGGCTCGCTGACCACCCTGACCGTGGTCATGAAGGGCCTGCCGCTGGCCTATTCGAAGGACATGCAGGAGGACAAGGTCCCGACCTTCGAGGCCTTCGACGCGCTTGAGCTGTCGCTGCTGGCCATGGCCGGCATGGTCGCCGACCTGACCCCGAACACCGAAAACATGGCCAAGGCCGCCGGCGCGGGCTTCTCGACCGCCACCGATCTGGCCGACTGGCTGGTGCGGACGCTGAACATGCCTTTCCGCGACGCCCACCACGTGACAGGCTCGGCCGTGAAGACCGCCGAGGGCCTTGGCGTCGACCTGGCCGATCTTACCTTGGAACAGTTCCAGGCGATCGAGCCCCAGATCACCCAGGACGTCTACGCCGTTCTGACTCCGGCCGCCTCGGCGGCCAGCCGCATGAGCTATGGTGGGACGGCTCCCGCCCAGGTCCGCGCCCAGATCGCGCGTTGGAAGGAACTGCTCGAATGACCTTGCGTCCGATCTCGATCCTCGCCCTGGCGGCCCTGGCCGTCACGGCCACAGCCTGCGGCAAGCAAGGCGCCCTGGAGCGCCCCGCGCCGCTGTGGGACGCCCAGAAGAAGGCCGCCTGGCAGGCCGAGCGCCGCGCCGCCTCGGCCCAAGCCAACCAGCCCGCCCGCGCCGGCGGCGCGCAGGAGGTCCGCGACCCGGCCTCCAGCAACCGCACGATCCGCGCCGCTCCGCTGCCGGGCACCAACGATCCGTTCGGCGGTCCGTCCGCGGCCGGCTTCCCCGGCGCCACGCCCAACTGACGGCGAACGCCGCACTCCAGTTTGAACTTGGCGAGGCCGCCGTCATCCCGGCGAAGGCCGGGATTCAGATGACGCCCCGCCACCGCTCCGGATGAATCTGGATCCCGGCTTTCGCCGGGAAGTCGGAAGGAGGGGCTGTGATGATGAGAAAGCCCGAAGACCTGTGAATCACTTCGAGTACGGCCCAGAGGGCCTGGCCTGCGAGGGCGTGGCCCTGGCCAAGATCGCGGCCGAGGTCGGCACGCCCGTCTACGTGTACAGCCGCGCCACGCTGGAGCGGCACTTCACCGTGTTCCGCGACGCCCTGGCGGCGGCAGGCGTCGTCGACCCGCTGGTCGCCTACGCCGTGAAGGCCAATTCCAACGTCGCGGTGCTGAAGGTTCTGGGCGACCTGGGCGCCGGGGCAGACACGGTGTCCGAGGGCGAGGTTCGCCGCGCCCTCGCCGCCGGCATCCCGCCCGAGCGCATCGTCTTCTCCGGCGTCGGCAAGGCCCGGCGCGAGATCGAATTCGCGCTGAAGACCGGCGTCGCCGAGATCAACGTCGAGTCCGAACCCGAGCTGAACCTGATCGCGGAAATCGCGGCTAGTCTGGGCGTGAAGGCCAAGGTCGCGTTCCGGGTCAATCCGGACGTCGCGGCCGGCGGCCACGCCAAGATCGCCACCGGCAAGTCCGAGAACAAGTTCGGCGTCTCGTTCGCCGAGGCCGCGCGCCTCTACGCCAACGCCAGCAACAACGCCAATCTCGAGCCCATCGGCGTGGCCTGCCACATCGGCAGCCAGATCACCGACCTCTCCCCCATGCGCGCCGCCTTCACCAAGATGCGGGGCCTGGTCGAGCAATTGCTGGGCGAGGGCCTGTCGGTCGAGCGACTGGACCTGGGCGGCGGCTTGGGCGTGCCCTATTTCAACAATCCCGAACCGCCCTCGCCCGCCGAGTTCGCCGCCATGGTCGGCGAGGTCACGAAGGGCCTGCCCGTGAAGCTGGCCTTCGAGCCGGGCCGGGTGATCGCCGCCAACGCCGGCGTTCTGGTGTCGGAAGTGATCCACGTCCACGAGCGTCCGGAAGGCCGCAAGTTCCTGGTCATCGACGCGGCCATGAACGACCTGGTCCGCCCGGCCATGTACGACGCGTTCCACGACATCCGCCCGGTGATCCAGCGTGCGGGCGAGACGGTCTATGACGTGGTGGGCCCGGTCTGCGAGACGGGCGACACGTTTACACGTGATCGATCCATGCCGCCGTTGGCGGCAGGCGACCTGGTGGCTTTCATGTCGGCCGGCGCCTATGGCTCGGCCATGGCCAGCGAGTACAACACCCGGCCGCTGGTCCCCGAGGTCCTCGTCGACGGCGACCGCTACGCGGTGATCCGCAAGCGGCCGACGTACGAGGAGATGTTGGCCCGGGACATCGTCCCGGACTGGGTCTAGGCCCCGACCAGGAGCGCGTCACGCGGCTCGGCGAGCGGGATCTCGTCGGCGTTCGCGGCCTCTTGCGCCAACAGGTGGGCTTCGAGGACGTCGAGGATCTTGCCGTCGACCTCGGCGTCGAACTTGCGGGCGAAGAGGTCGCCGCTCGCGATCAGGGCGGCGGCGTCCTGGGCCGTGAAGGTCCGGGGCCGCAGCTTGATGTGGCCGTCCGGGATCCAGTCGATCATCCGCTTGTCGTCATTGACGATCTGACCGTGCGGCGCGCCGTTCATCATCACCGTCTGGAAGAAGCCTTCGTCGGCGATGAAGGTGTTGCGATAGAAGGCCTTGAACCGCGCGGCGGCCGGGTCCCGGCAGGCGAACGCGCAGAAGGCGCGGCTGACCATCATCCACTGATTGCCGATATAGGGCTTGGCGCCGGCCAGGAACCGACGGGTCATGGGCGTCTCGACGATGCGACCGCCCAGCTCGACCACGTACTTGCGCACCCGGTCCAGGGTGTCGGGCCGCGCGACGGCCTGGTCCAGCACCTTGATGAACTCCTGGCCGCGATGGCGCGCCAGGAAGGCCTTGATGTTCTTCTGGGTCATCAGCGGGAAGTCCTGGCCGCTGAGGTTGATGAACACCTCCCAGTCCGCGCCCATCTGCAGCAGCTTTTCCATGCCCCGCAGCTCGGCGTCGACCAGGCTGTAGCCGCCCCACAGCGCCTTGCGGCTCTCCAGGATCGCGGCGTTGGGATAGGGCTTCAGGAACGCCCGGATCTCGGCCTCCAGGGCCGGTCCCGCGTTCGCGTCGACATGGACGACGTAGTGGTTGTCCGGATCGTGGATAGCCTGGAAGAGCCGCTTGAATTGCTGAGGAAAGCGGTGAACCAGAAGAAGATAGGCGATCAAGCGAGCACTCCTGACGAGCCGCAGGCCTCGCGGCCGGCGACCTTCGTCGAATGGCGATGAAGAGGGGCCGGCCGGGGCCGGTGTCACTGGACCTATCGCCGCGCGGCTCGACATCGAGGACGTCGAGGTCGCTCGGCGAGCCGGCTATTTCTTCCGGGGCAGCGCGCTCGCCAGGGTCGGCGCGGCGGCGGCGATCACCTTCGGCTTGACGGTCTTGGGCTTGCGGGTCTCACGATTGCCTTTGGACAACGGACTTCCTTTGCGGACGGAACATCCCGCGCGCGCCATCGCGCGGGCGAAAGCCCGGCGTGAGAGGCCGCGATCAGGATGTCTTGAGGCTGGAGCGCCAGCGGGCGTTTCGAAGGAACAAGGCGGCCCCCTTCATTCGGGGGCTTGGCGAGCTGTTCCGCGCGTTGGGCGGACCGCCAATGGCGCTTCGTAGCGCCTTGTCTTCACACTAGCACGTCACGGAGCCCGGCAGGGATAAATCGCCGCCGGACCAAAGGGTCGCTCCCGGGAGGTCGTCCCGGGGGCGATCGTCGGTCGTCCTAGTCCAGCGCGCCGATGTACGGCAGGCCCCGGCTCTTGCCTTCGTCGTCGAGGCCGTAGCCGACCAGGTAGCGCGCAGGGGCTTCCCAGGCGACGAAGTCCGGCTCCATGCCGCGATCCTTGGGCCAGGGCTTGCGGGCGAAAACGGCGGTCAGCACTTCGCTGGCGCCGGCGTCCTTGACCAGGCGGGCGGCTTCCGACAGCGACAGGCCAGTGTCGAAGACGTCGTCGACGACCAGGGCGCGGCGGCCGACCAGCGGGCGCTGCAGGTCGGCGCGGACCTCGCAGCGGCCCGTGCTCTTGCGCTCGTCGTGGTAGGAGGCCAGCCACAGGGCGTCGAACCGCACGTTGCGGCCGGCCTTGTAGAGGGCGCGGGTCAGGTCGGCGGCGAACCACAGGCCGCCGGTCAGCAGGCAGACCACGACGGTGTCGTCGTCGATGCGCGGCGCGATGGCGTCAGCCAGCTTCTGGACCCGTTCGGCGATCTCGGCTTCCGAGATCAGGACTTCGGGTTGGATCTTGTCATTCATGATGCGCGGGTTCGTGAGAGGTCGGAGGGGAGGTTGCGTCCCCGCTCTCATGTCCCGGGGGTTCCTGTCCAGCCGCTTCGTGCTCGACGGGGGCGTCTTGAGCCCCACGCAGCGACAATTCCGGTTCGGCGCCGTGCTCGTCCGGCTTCTTCAGGGCCGTTTTCACCGCCTTGGCCGCGCCCGGTTCGGTGGCGAAGCCGATCTGCAGATCCTTGGCCGTGCGGGGTGGGTTCAGGAAGGTGATCGAGAAGTGGCGCACCTCGCCTGGCGGGATCTTGGCGTTGGCGGCGCCGGCCAGCTGACCGGCCACGCGCTTCTCGTCCTTGTTGAGCAGTTCGACGCGCAGCGGCGGCGCGGTCACCTCATGCTCGGTGATGTTGCGGATCGTGCCGGTCACGGTCACGACGGCATGGCCGTCCTGCATCGAGGGCTGGGCCTTGATGCTGTCGCGATCGATCACCAGGCCGACGGTGTTCACCGGCAGGCCGACGGCGGCGTAGGCGCCCGCCGCGCCCGGCAGGATGCGCACCACGTCGATGCGGAAGATGAGGGCGGCCACGACGACCACCGCCATGGCGGCGGCCATGCCGGCCCAGATCACGCCGGTCGTGGTGGCCTCGCGCAGGCGGCGCTCGGCGTTGGCGCGGGCGCGGAAGACCTTGGGAAGCTCCTCGCCCGGCAGCGCGCTAACCGGGGGCTCCTCGGTTTCGGCGTCGCCAGCGGCGGCCGCGGCGGCGGCTTCGGGGTCCTGTTCCGCCCCCCCGGGCTGGCCGGCGAGGGAGGACGCCTCGGGAGCCTCGAACAGGTCTCCGGCCTCTTCGTTACGGGCGGTCCAGCGGTGACCGCACGACGCGCAACGCACGACGCGACCCGCCGCACCGACCTTCGAGTCGTCGACGAAATAGCGGCTGGCGCACTCCGGACAGGTCAGTATCATGGCCGCGAATCGAACGCTCCCCACTCACCCAATTGGGGTCGCTGATTTTAACTCTGATGTCCAGAAAGCCCAGTGACGCGCCTTGCGGATCGACACACAACAGGGCGATGACGCTCTACCGGTGGTCCGCTTCGAAGGCGTCTCGATGCGGTACGGGCGAGCGCCCGAAACCCTAAGAGACATAAGCTTTTCCCTCGACCAGGGCTCGTTCCATTTCCTGACCGGCGCCTCGGGCGCGGGCAAGAGCTCGCTGCTCAAGCTGATCTACCTGGCCCATCGTGCGTCACGCGGTCGCGTCGAGCTGTTCGGCCGCGACGTGAGCCTGACCCACGCCTCCGACCTGCCGTTCCTGCGCCGGCGCATCGGGGTGGTGTTCCAGGAGTTCCGGCTGCTGGAGCACCTGTCGGTGTTCGACAACGCCGCCCTGCCCCTGCGCATCCTCAAGCGCAAGCCGGCGACCTATCGCGAGGATGTCGCCGAACTGCTCAGCTGGGTGGGCCTGGGCGACCGCATGCACGCTCTGCCCGCCACCCTGTCGGGCGGCGAGAAGCAGCGCCTGGCCATCGCCCGCGCCGTCGTCGACCGTCCCGACGTGCTGCTGGCCGACGAGCCGACCGGCAATGTCGATCCGGCCATGTCGCTGCGCCTGCTGCGGCTGTTCGTCGAGCTGAACCGTCTGGGCACCACCATCCTGATCGCCACCCACGACGAGGAGCTGGTCGCCCGCGCCGCCCGTCCGACCCTGCACCTGGAACAAGGCCGCCTGGTCGCTCCGGCGCGCGCCCCGAGGGAGGGACCATGAGCGAGTTCTTCCAGGTCGCCCGCTGGAAGCCCGGCCCGCTGCTGCCGCCGCGCGACAGCCGCGACGGGGCGCTGGTCTTCGTGGTGGCGGTGCTGTGCTTCCTGGCCTGCCTGACCGCCTTCGCGGCCCTGGCCGCCAATCGCGCCGCCCACGGCTGGACCGCCCAGCTGACCGGCTCGGCCACCGTGGTCGTCCGCGCTCGCGCCAACGAGACGCCCGACAGCGCCGCCGCCCGCGCCGCCGAGACCCTGGCCGGGATCAAGGGCGTGGTCGAGGCCCAGGCCCTGACCCGCGAGAAGGCCGAGGCCTTGCTGGAGCCGTGGATCGGCAAGGAGGCGCTGGTCGACGAGCTGCCGACGCCGCGCCTGGTCACCCTGGACCTGGATCCCAAGGCCCCGCCGACCGCGCAGACCCTGGACAAGGCCCTGAAGTCGGCCGGCGTCGACGCCACGGTGGACGACCACAGCCGCTGGATCGCCGACATCGAGCGCGCCGCCAACCTGGCGCGGCTGGCGGCCCTCGGCGTCTTCGCCCTGATCGCCGCGGCGACGGCGGCGGTGATCGCCTTCGCGACGCGAGCGGGCCTGGCCGCCCGGCGCGACGTGATCGAGGTGCTGCACTTCTCCGGGGCCGAGCAGGGCTTTATCGCCGCCCTGTTCCAGAACCGCTTCGCGACCATGGGCGCGCTGGCGGGCTTGCTGGGCGGCGCGAGCGCGGCCATCATCGGCGCGGTCGCGCGCTATTTCGGCGGCGGCGCGGGGTTCGCGCCGTTGCTGCCCTTGGCCTGGATCGATCTGGCGGCCGCCCTGCCCGCGCCGGTGATCGCCGCCCTGATCGCCGGCCTCTCGGCCCGCCTGGCGGCGTCGCGCATCGTGGGGGAGATGCCGTGAAGAGCTTGGCGGCGCTGCTGATCGCGCTGATGATCTGGGGCCTCGGCCTCCTGGCCTTCACCGGACGGGTGGACCAGTCGACGCCCGCCCCCGAACCGCCCACCGCCGACGGCGTCGTCGTGCTGACCGGAGCCTCCAACGTTCGCCTGGAGGCCGCCACCCGGCTGCTGGAGGAAGGCAAAGGCAAGCGCCTGCTGATCTCGGGCGTCAACCGCGAGGCCACCCGCGCCGACGTCCAGACCGTCACCCGGGCCGTCAAGCCGATCTATGACTGCTGCGTGGACCTGGGCTTCGCCGCCGCCAACACCGTGGGCAACGCCCTGGAGACGGCCGAGTGGGCCAAGTCGAAGGA
Encoded proteins:
- a CDS encoding beta-1,6-N-acetylglucosaminyltransferase, translated to MIAYLLLVHRFPQQFKRLFQAIHDPDNHYVVHVDANAGPALEAEIRAFLKPYPNAAILESRKALWGGYSLVDAELRGMEKLLQMGADWEVFINLSGQDFPLMTQKNIKAFLARHRGQEFIKVLDQAVARPDTLDRVRKYVVELGGRIVETPMTRRFLAGAKPYIGNQWMMVSRAFCAFACRDPAAARFKAFYRNTFIADEGFFQTVMMNGAPHGQIVNDDKRMIDWIPDGHIKLRPRTFTAQDAAALIASGDLFARKFDAEVDGKILDVLEAHLLAQEAANADEIPLAEPRDALLVGA
- the argH gene encoding argininosuccinate lyase, producing the protein MTDNASDTPKPKGQGQAMWGGRFSAKPAELMQAINVSIGFDKRLWAQDLAGSRAHARMLMNQGVISSSDGEEILGGLAKIEDEIATGTFPFRDEYEDIHMNVEARLRELIGATAGRLHTARSRNDQVAVDFRLWVRDAVDRSAAQLEALQKALLAQAETHADALMPGFTHLQPAQPVTFGHHLMAYVEMFGRDASRFRDARARMNECPLGAAALAGSPFPIDRHQTAAALGFDRPTANSLDSVSSRDFALEALSAASITATHLSRLAEEIVLWTTPMFGFIKLTDAFTTGSSIMPQKKNPDAAELIRAKVGRILGSLTTLTVVMKGLPLAYSKDMQEDKVPTFEAFDALELSLLAMAGMVADLTPNTENMAKAAGAGFSTATDLADWLVRTLNMPFRDAHHVTGSAVKTAEGLGVDLADLTLEQFQAIEPQITQDVYAVLTPAASAASRMSYGGTAPAQVRAQIARWKELLE
- the lysA gene encoding diaminopimelate decarboxylase translates to MNHFEYGPEGLACEGVALAKIAAEVGTPVYVYSRATLERHFTVFRDALAAAGVVDPLVAYAVKANSNVAVLKVLGDLGAGADTVSEGEVRRALAAGIPPERIVFSGVGKARREIEFALKTGVAEINVESEPELNLIAEIAASLGVKAKVAFRVNPDVAAGGHAKIATGKSENKFGVSFAEAARLYANASNNANLEPIGVACHIGSQITDLSPMRAAFTKMRGLVEQLLGEGLSVERLDLGGGLGVPYFNNPEPPSPAEFAAMVGEVTKGLPVKLAFEPGRVIAANAGVLVSEVIHVHERPEGRKFLVIDAAMNDLVRPAMYDAFHDIRPVIQRAGETVYDVVGPVCETGDTFTRDRSMPPLAAGDLVAFMSAGAYGSAMASEYNTRPLVPEVLVDGDRYAVIRKRPTYEEMLARDIVPDWV
- the ftsE gene encoding cell division ATP-binding protein FtsE is translated as MRIDTQQGDDALPVVRFEGVSMRYGRAPETLRDISFSLDQGSFHFLTGASGAGKSSLLKLIYLAHRASRGRVELFGRDVSLTHASDLPFLRRRIGVVFQEFRLLEHLSVFDNAALPLRILKRKPATYREDVAELLSWVGLGDRMHALPATLSGGEKQRLAIARAVVDRPDVLLADEPTGNVDPAMSLRLLRLFVELNRLGTTILIATHDEELVARAARPTLHLEQGRLVAPARAPREGP
- a CDS encoding YdcF family protein; protein product: MKSLAALLIALMIWGLGLLAFTGRVDQSTPAPEPPTADGVVVLTGASNVRLEAATRLLEEGKGKRLLISGVNREATRADVQTVTRAVKPIYDCCVDLGFAAANTVGNALETAEWAKSKDYKSLIVVTADYHMPRSMLELDAAMPGVKLYSYPVKTDLNARRWWKTSLSARRMIVEYCKYLAILGREAFLGLGPKDKDKAAPAAKEAS
- a CDS encoding cell division protein FtsX; translated protein: MSEFFQVARWKPGPLLPPRDSRDGALVFVVAVLCFLACLTAFAALAANRAAHGWTAQLTGSATVVVRARANETPDSAAARAAETLAGIKGVVEAQALTREKAEALLEPWIGKEALVDELPTPRLVTLDLDPKAPPTAQTLDKALKSAGVDATVDDHSRWIADIERAANLARLAALGVFALIAAATAAVIAFATRAGLAARRDVIEVLHFSGAEQGFIAALFQNRFATMGALAGLLGGASAAIIGAVARYFGGGAGFAPLLPLAWIDLAAALPAPVIAALIAGLSARLAASRIVGEMP
- a CDS encoding MJ0042-type zinc finger domain-containing protein, which encodes MGSVRFAAMILTCPECASRYFVDDSKVGAAGRVVRCASCGHRWTARNEEAGDLFEAPEASSLAGQPGGAEQDPEAAAAAAAGDAETEEPPVSALPGEELPKVFRARANAERRLREATTTGVIWAGMAAAMAVVVVAALIFRIDVVRILPGAAGAYAAVGLPVNTVGLVIDRDSIKAQPSMQDGHAVVTVTGTIRNITEHEVTAPPLRVELLNKDEKRVAGQLAGAANAKIPPGEVRHFSITFLNPPRTAKDLQIGFATEPGAAKAVKTALKKPDEHGAEPELSLRGAQDAPVEHEAAGQEPPGHESGDATSPPTSHEPAHHE
- a CDS encoding phosphoribosyltransferase codes for the protein MRAGTQPPLRPLTNPRIMNDKIQPEVLISEAEIAERVQKLADAIAPRIDDDTVVVCLLTGGLWFAADLTRALYKAGRNVRFDALWLASYHDERKSTGRCEVRADLQRPLVGRRALVVDDVFDTGLSLSEAARLVKDAGASEVLTAVFARKPWPKDRGMEPDFVAWEAPARYLVGYGLDDEGKSRGLPYIGALD